One Planctomycetaceae bacterium DNA window includes the following coding sequences:
- a CDS encoding thermonuclease family protein, whose protein sequence is MARDSGKSDRRLRIRRLRPSQLAMLALCLLIVSRVLLLRSTSFPSVALPAHSWNSITARVGRVIDGDTVELTDTRRVRLLGIDAPEISYDSTASDFFADESKSWLREQVDGKEVILQTGMPKTDKYGRMLSWIYLPDGTSINVQSVRSGMAKVLADFGLPEEIEPELRRAEAEARVRKLGIWSGRRR, encoded by the coding sequence TTGGCACGAGACTCAGGTAAGAGTGATCGTCGCCTCAGAATCCGGCGACTTCGTCCCTCACAGCTGGCAATGCTGGCGCTGTGCCTGCTCATTGTCTCACGCGTCTTGTTGCTTCGTTCAACTTCATTTCCGTCTGTTGCACTCCCTGCCCATTCCTGGAACTCCATTACTGCACGGGTTGGCAGGGTCATTGACGGGGACACTGTTGAGCTAACCGATACGCGGCGAGTCCGACTGCTTGGCATTGATGCCCCTGAGATCTCATACGACAGCACCGCATCGGATTTTTTTGCCGACGAATCGAAATCCTGGCTCCGTGAACAAGTCGACGGGAAAGAAGTCATCCTGCAGACGGGCATGCCGAAAACAGATAAGTATGGCAGGATGCTATCCTGGATCTATCTTCCAGACGGGACATCGATCAACGTTCAATCGGTCCGGTCCGGAATGGCAAAAGTCCTGGCTGACTTTGGATTGCCGGAAGAAATTGAACCCGAACTCCGCAGGGCGGAAGCGGAAGCTCGGGTTCGAAAACTCGGTATCTGGTCCGGGAGAAGACGTTGA
- a CDS encoding solute:sodium symporter family transporter, with protein MDPLTLGSFIFFTALVGVITWVLTRSDRHDTSDGYFLAGRSLTGGYIAGSLLLTNLSTEQLIGLNGAAFNDGLCVMAWEVIAGMSLVVMALIFLPRYLKSGIATIPEFLELRYDTHTRTITSIIFIVAYAGILLPMILYTGATGLNGILDIKSLTGIENQQAALTLMVWVIGLIGAVYAIFGGLRTVAVSDTLNGFGLLTGGIMISWYGLKAINSDPMTALSILREQHPDKFNSLGAGNQSVPFSTLFTGVLLLNLFYWCTNQQIIQRTFGASSLKEGQKGVLFAGALKILAPLILVLPGIIAFHLYSAEGIQGDHAYGHLVQAVLPSSLRGFFAAAVVGAILSSFNSALNSTATLFSLGVYKKMIAPAATEEDVIRSGKWFGWIIAVAAMLFAPLLVGQDSIFGYLQKMNGLYFIPIFSVMIVGLVSKRVPAIAANIGLVVGFAAISIGYFVPGIKDSIGSGPGQLHEFHFLGVVFAGLVALMLGISAVRPRTTNWQQINTQQVDLTPWKPAIPFGLGLIAIVLGLYVSFADTSALFAVAPDAAADSALEDASDDTSGEVADTLKEVTTPE; from the coding sequence ATGGATCCGCTTACGTTAGGTTCGTTTATCTTCTTCACTGCGCTTGTTGGTGTTATCACATGGGTGCTGACCAGGAGTGATCGCCACGATACGTCAGATGGGTATTTTCTTGCGGGTCGTTCGCTGACTGGCGGATACATCGCCGGCTCACTGCTGCTGACAAACCTTTCAACAGAACAATTGATTGGTTTGAATGGTGCCGCGTTTAACGACGGCCTTTGTGTCATGGCCTGGGAAGTCATCGCGGGCATGTCTCTGGTTGTCATGGCGCTGATCTTTCTGCCGCGTTACCTGAAAAGCGGTATCGCCACCATCCCGGAGTTTCTGGAGCTTCGATACGACACGCATACCCGTACGATCACGTCTATCATCTTTATCGTTGCCTATGCAGGAATCCTGTTGCCGATGATTCTGTATACCGGAGCCACGGGTCTGAATGGCATTCTCGATATCAAATCACTGACGGGAATCGAAAATCAACAAGCAGCTTTAACTCTGATGGTCTGGGTTATCGGGTTGATCGGAGCTGTCTACGCCATTTTTGGTGGACTTCGCACGGTCGCAGTCAGCGATACGCTGAATGGATTTGGATTATTAACCGGTGGCATCATGATTAGCTGGTACGGCTTGAAGGCCATCAATAGCGATCCGATGACGGCCCTGTCGATCCTTCGTGAACAGCATCCCGATAAATTCAACTCACTCGGTGCCGGAAACCAGTCCGTCCCGTTTTCCACCCTGTTCACAGGTGTCCTGCTGCTTAACCTCTTTTACTGGTGCACGAACCAGCAGATCATTCAGCGCACGTTTGGAGCATCCAGCCTGAAAGAAGGACAAAAAGGCGTCCTGTTTGCTGGCGCACTTAAAATTCTCGCACCGCTCATATTGGTTCTGCCCGGGATTATTGCGTTCCATCTGTACTCAGCTGAAGGCATACAAGGGGACCATGCCTATGGCCACCTTGTCCAGGCAGTCTTGCCTTCTTCGCTGCGTGGTTTCTTTGCAGCGGCCGTCGTGGGCGCAATTCTGAGCAGTTTTAACTCGGCTCTGAACAGCACGGCAACGCTCTTCAGCCTGGGTGTCTACAAGAAGATGATCGCTCCTGCCGCAACCGAAGAGGATGTCATCCGTTCAGGGAAATGGTTCGGCTGGATTATCGCGGTCGCAGCCATGCTGTTTGCACCTTTGCTTGTCGGACAGGACAGCATCTTCGGGTACCTGCAAAAAATGAATGGACTGTACTTCATTCCAATCTTCTCCGTGATGATTGTTGGCCTGGTGAGCAAACGCGTACCCGCCATTGCTGCCAATATTGGTCTGGTGGTGGGGTTCGCAGCAATTTCCATCGGCTACTTTGTTCCGGGCATCAAAGATTCCATTGGATCCGGTCCCGGCCAGCTGCATGAATTTCATTTCCTTGGTGTGGTGTTTGCCGGACTCGTTGCCCTGATGCTGGGAATCAGTGCTGTGCGACCTCGAACCACCAACTGGCAACAAATCAACACGCAGCAGGTAGACCTGACTCCATGGAAACCGGCGATTCCATTCGGGCTGGGACTGATTGCCATCGTACTTGGACTTTATGTTTCATTTGCAGACACTTCCGCATTGTTCGCGGTGGCACCTGATGCTGCAGCAGACTCAGCACTGGAAGATGCATCCGATGACACCAGTGGGGAAGTCGCTGATACCTTGAAAGAAGTCACAACGCCGGAGTAG
- a CDS encoding enoyl-ACP reductase, giving the protein MGLFTGKKGLVLGIANERSIAWAITENLHKEGAEMAFTHLPDSGDRPKNKNKVAKLVEPIGAKFLVPCDVCNDDHLAAVMDQAAEQFGKIDFIVHSVAFAPPGDLTGPTYNCSRDGFKTAMEISAYSLLAVAGAAKRKDILSETASILTLSYFGGEEVIPGYNIMGLCKAALECGVRYLASELGPDGVRVNAISAGPVRTISAMGVGDFKQMLDLYDAVAPMRRNITADEVGKSGMFLLSDLASGITAEVLHVDCGFSKMGAPPADFGQPKDS; this is encoded by the coding sequence ATGGGACTGTTTACCGGCAAAAAGGGACTCGTTCTGGGGATTGCAAACGAGCGCTCGATTGCATGGGCCATTACGGAAAACCTGCACAAAGAAGGCGCGGAAATGGCATTCACGCACCTTCCGGATTCGGGCGATCGGCCAAAGAACAAGAACAAGGTCGCGAAACTGGTCGAACCCATCGGGGCGAAATTCCTTGTGCCTTGTGATGTCTGCAATGATGACCATCTGGCAGCGGTCATGGATCAGGCGGCAGAACAATTCGGCAAGATTGATTTTATTGTGCACAGCGTGGCATTCGCTCCGCCAGGAGACCTGACCGGGCCAACGTACAACTGTAGTCGTGATGGCTTCAAGACTGCGATGGAAATCAGCGCTTACAGCCTGCTGGCCGTGGCAGGTGCAGCGAAACGCAAAGACATCCTCAGCGAAACCGCCAGTATTCTGACGCTCTCTTACTTTGGCGGCGAGGAAGTCATTCCAGGATACAACATCATGGGACTGTGCAAAGCTGCTCTGGAATGCGGTGTCCGCTACCTGGCCAGTGAACTGGGCCCTGACGGCGTCAGAGTCAATGCAATTAGCGCTGGGCCGGTACGTACCATCAGCGCTATGGGAGTCGGAGACTTTAAGCAGATGCTCGATCTCTATGACGCTGTTGCACCAATGCGTCGCAATATTACGGCGGATGAGGTTGGCAAATCAGGTATGTTCCTGTTGAGCGACCTCGCCAGTGGCATCACTGCCGAAGTCCTGCATGTGGATTGTGGTTTCAGCAAAATGGGCGCGCCTCCCGCTGATTTCGGTCAGCCGAAGGACAGCTAG
- a CDS encoding Gfo/Idh/MocA family oxidoreductase, producing MKRRVFLSSSIAAGLYAGSSVASQDATRRVGVMGHTGRGNYGHGLDTVWQNIPNAQVVGVSDGNEAGLAAELKKLNVSSGYLDYREMLSAQQPEFVSVAPRHPDQHFDMIMAAIASGVRGIYVEKPFCRTPAEADAIVSSSLKAGTKIAVAHRNRYHPVLVLIKQMIADGQLGRLLEMRGRGKGDRRGGGECLWVLGCHVMNLFEYIGGKPLSCSATLLTNGARVTAADVAPGNEALGPLAGNEVHAHYQMESGVFAAYDSIANDGTKDSYCMHFIGSDGVIALHIDANPVAHIVSGNPFAVDMKPRQWVPITSAGPGKPEPHPGRVADVHNHVAGVNDLIAAVDEDRQPLCDARSGALTVEMICAAFESHRQNSKSVSLPLERRDHPLNRL from the coding sequence ATGAAGCGTCGTGTCTTTCTGAGTTCATCAATTGCCGCAGGACTGTACGCCGGCTCATCTGTTGCGAGTCAGGATGCCACGCGTCGAGTGGGAGTGATGGGGCATACTGGACGCGGCAATTACGGGCATGGGCTTGATACTGTCTGGCAGAACATCCCCAACGCTCAGGTTGTTGGTGTTTCTGATGGAAACGAAGCCGGTCTCGCCGCGGAACTTAAGAAGTTGAATGTCAGCAGTGGTTACCTTGATTACCGGGAGATGCTTTCCGCACAGCAACCAGAGTTTGTCTCCGTTGCCCCACGCCACCCGGATCAGCACTTCGACATGATCATGGCTGCAATTGCGTCCGGGGTCCGCGGAATCTACGTCGAAAAACCCTTTTGCCGAACTCCCGCTGAAGCAGACGCCATTGTTTCCTCGTCGTTGAAAGCCGGTACGAAAATCGCCGTTGCTCATCGGAACCGATATCACCCCGTTCTTGTATTGATCAAACAGATGATCGCTGATGGACAGTTGGGACGGCTTCTTGAAATGCGTGGTCGCGGAAAGGGTGATCGCCGAGGTGGCGGAGAATGTCTATGGGTGCTTGGATGCCATGTCATGAACCTGTTCGAATATATTGGTGGCAAGCCACTCTCATGCTCTGCGACGCTGCTGACAAATGGAGCCAGGGTGACGGCAGCTGATGTTGCACCAGGCAATGAAGCGTTGGGGCCTCTCGCCGGAAATGAGGTTCACGCTCATTACCAGATGGAATCCGGGGTCTTCGCCGCATACGACTCCATCGCAAACGATGGAACGAAAGATTCCTACTGCATGCATTTCATCGGCAGCGATGGCGTTATCGCATTGCATATCGACGCCAACCCAGTGGCGCACATCGTTTCGGGAAACCCCTTTGCAGTTGATATGAAACCGAGGCAGTGGGTGCCAATTACGTCTGCTGGTCCGGGTAAACCAGAACCACACCCCGGTCGGGTTGCTGATGTTCATAACCACGTTGCCGGCGTGAACGATCTGATCGCAGCGGTAGACGAAGACCGTCAGCCATTGTGTGACGCCCGCTCCGGGGCTTTGACTGTCGAAATGATCTGCGCAGCGTTTGAATCTCACCGTCAGAACAGCAAGAGCGTCAGTCTTCCACTGGAACGCAGAGACCATCCTTTGAACCGACTTTAG
- a CDS encoding Xaa-Pro dipeptidyl-peptidase produces the protein MANTSTFRIASLAAVVLTASISPAEDFEARPIFKDGEAQVVDAFKDSKDWIRHHLWVETEFDSDGDGKLDRMHVDVTRPKQTESEGLKVAVIYETSPYYCGTAKNAKPYFWDPQHNIGATPPPHELPQPIEFDKDRSSISKSHVNDWVPRGFAVVHSCSPGTGRSQGCPTVGGDNESLAPKAVIDWLNGRAKGYTTPDGNEEVKATWSTGKVGMTGTSYNGTLPLAAATTGVEGLEAIIPVAPNTSYYHYYRSNGLVRHPGGYMGEDIDVLYNFINSGDPARRCDCDKNVRDAEMIKHLDRVTGDYNSFWAGRDYLNEMGPMKAALLMSHGFNDWNVMPEHSLRIYEAARAKGLPTQIFYHQGGHGGPPPLKMMNRWFTRYLYGVENGVENDPKAWIVREDKQRDEPTSYPDYPNPSAMPVTLYPTRGGERQGNLLLAQPMNQGTELIVDNFSFDGATLAKADWTNHRLLFSTPELSEPVHISGYAEVTITMASDRPAANLSVWLVSLPWDDKGKITDNIITRGWADPQNRDSVSESAPLTPGQFYDVRFRLQPDDQIVAAGQQIGFMVFSTDRDFTLWPDPGTELTVDLDHTSLTLPVVGGAVALEKAFTPKPKPESEVEAD, from the coding sequence ATGGCTAACACGTCAACCTTTCGCATCGCTTCTCTGGCGGCGGTTGTCCTGACCGCATCGATTTCTCCTGCGGAAGACTTTGAGGCCAGGCCCATCTTTAAAGATGGCGAAGCACAGGTCGTAGACGCATTCAAGGACTCGAAAGACTGGATTCGACATCATCTTTGGGTTGAGACGGAATTCGATTCCGACGGCGACGGTAAACTCGACCGAATGCACGTTGACGTCACCAGGCCGAAACAAACGGAGTCAGAAGGCCTGAAGGTTGCAGTGATTTATGAAACCAGTCCGTACTACTGCGGAACTGCAAAGAACGCGAAACCGTATTTCTGGGATCCGCAACACAACATCGGGGCGACTCCTCCTCCGCACGAGCTACCTCAGCCTATCGAGTTCGACAAGGATCGAAGCTCGATATCCAAATCCCACGTAAATGACTGGGTCCCACGCGGATTTGCCGTCGTTCATTCGTGTTCACCCGGAACAGGACGATCTCAGGGATGCCCAACAGTCGGTGGCGATAATGAATCGCTGGCCCCCAAGGCCGTCATAGACTGGCTGAATGGCCGAGCAAAAGGGTATACGACCCCGGATGGTAACGAAGAAGTGAAGGCGACGTGGTCGACCGGGAAGGTCGGTATGACGGGCACTTCTTACAACGGTACCCTGCCGCTTGCGGCAGCAACAACCGGAGTTGAAGGACTTGAAGCCATCATCCCGGTGGCCCCCAACACTTCTTACTACCACTACTACCGTTCAAATGGTCTCGTTCGCCACCCCGGTGGCTACATGGGCGAAGATATCGATGTGCTTTACAACTTCATAAACAGTGGAGACCCAGCGCGGCGCTGTGATTGTGACAAGAATGTTCGCGACGCCGAAATGATCAAGCACCTGGACCGCGTCACCGGCGACTACAACAGTTTCTGGGCCGGTCGCGACTATCTGAATGAGATGGGCCCCATGAAAGCTGCTTTGCTGATGTCGCATGGCTTCAATGACTGGAATGTGATGCCCGAGCACAGCTTGAGAATTTACGAAGCCGCACGGGCGAAAGGACTTCCCACACAAATCTTCTATCATCAGGGCGGACATGGCGGACCACCGCCACTGAAAATGATGAACCGATGGTTCACCCGCTACCTGTATGGTGTCGAAAATGGTGTGGAGAACGACCCCAAAGCGTGGATCGTTCGAGAAGACAAGCAACGTGATGAACCGACGTCGTATCCCGATTACCCAAACCCCTCCGCGATGCCCGTAACACTGTATCCGACGCGCGGGGGCGAACGACAAGGGAACCTCTTGCTGGCCCAGCCGATGAATCAGGGTACAGAGCTGATTGTTGACAACTTTTCATTCGACGGAGCGACATTAGCAAAGGCAGACTGGACGAATCACCGGTTGTTATTTTCAACGCCGGAACTCAGCGAACCAGTGCATATTTCGGGCTACGCCGAAGTCACCATCACTATGGCCAGTGACCGCCCGGCCGCCAATCTTTCGGTATGGCTTGTGTCACTGCCGTGGGACGACAAAGGCAAAATTACAGACAACATTATCACTCGGGGCTGGGCCGATCCGCAAAACCGGGATTCTGTCAGTGAAAGTGCTCCCCTCACGCCGGGGCAATTCTATGACGTCCGGTTTCGCCTTCAGCCGGATGATCAGATTGTTGCCGCGGGCCAGCAAATTGGATTCATGGTCTTTTCAACAGACCGCGACTTTACCCTGTGGCCGGATCCGGGCACCGAACTCACGGTCGATCTGGATCACACCAGCCTCACGCTGCCCGTGGTGGGAGGAGCGGTCGCTTTGGAGAAGGCATTCACTCCAAAGCCAAAACCAGAATCTGAGGTTGAAGCGGACTGA
- a CDS encoding Gfo/Idh/MocA family oxidoreductase: MTTFNRRNFLRTSAVAAASTVFAAPAIGRAGTSANAKMGVVVVGVNGRGSSHIDAYLSDSRTEIRAIVDVDEAVGNKRCDAINDKQGLRPKLFTDMRKAFEDSALDVVSTATPNHWHALTGIWAMQAGKDAYVEKPVCHNVWEGSALIAAARKYGRMCQVGTQCRSSQAIKDAFAFMNAGGIGEVKFARGLCYKRRKSIGALGDYKIPDNVDFDLWSGPATLTSPKLTREKFHYDWHWQRHYGNGDLGNQGPHQTDVARWGLGIDNHPTNIFTYGGRLGYQAERKDPNYVDAGDTGNTEVTVYDYGDKCIVFETRGLSVDDSDDTELNKLFQSTKGNKIGVVFYGTNGYLTQVSYSHCIAFDKEMNIIKEFKGGGDHFGNFLSACESRNVKDLNADVREGHLSAGMSHLGNISYYMGENNKVTVSELSSVLSGIKSLDDNEATLQRTVKHLTKNGVDLDKYKLSLGANLAFDPEKEVFTNNNAANALLTREYRKPYVCPLAKDV; this comes from the coding sequence ATGACCACATTTAATCGTCGTAATTTTCTTCGAACGTCAGCCGTCGCTGCTGCATCAACCGTATTCGCTGCTCCGGCTATTGGACGCGCCGGTACGTCCGCCAACGCAAAAATGGGCGTCGTTGTTGTGGGCGTGAATGGTCGCGGTTCATCACATATTGATGCCTACCTGAGCGATTCCCGCACAGAGATCCGCGCCATCGTTGATGTCGACGAGGCCGTTGGAAACAAACGTTGTGATGCAATCAACGACAAACAGGGACTGCGACCAAAACTGTTTACCGACATGCGCAAAGCCTTCGAAGACAGCGCGCTGGATGTTGTGAGCACCGCAACCCCAAATCACTGGCACGCCCTGACGGGCATCTGGGCCATGCAGGCCGGCAAAGATGCCTACGTCGAAAAGCCAGTCTGTCACAACGTCTGGGAGGGGTCGGCTCTGATTGCCGCAGCCCGGAAATATGGTCGAATGTGTCAGGTAGGAACTCAGTGCCGCTCCAGCCAGGCCATTAAAGACGCCTTTGCATTTATGAACGCGGGTGGCATTGGCGAAGTGAAGTTCGCTCGAGGGTTGTGTTACAAACGTCGAAAATCGATTGGTGCTTTGGGAGACTACAAGATTCCTGACAATGTCGACTTCGATCTCTGGTCAGGTCCGGCAACGCTCACCAGCCCGAAGCTGACTCGTGAAAAATTCCACTACGACTGGCACTGGCAGCGACATTACGGAAATGGTGACCTTGGCAATCAGGGACCACACCAGACCGATGTCGCTCGCTGGGGACTTGGCATCGACAATCATCCGACCAATATCTTTACGTATGGCGGACGCCTGGGATATCAGGCGGAAAGAAAGGACCCAAATTACGTCGACGCTGGGGACACCGGAAACACGGAGGTCACGGTTTATGATTACGGTGACAAATGCATCGTTTTCGAAACGCGCGGATTGAGTGTTGATGACAGCGATGACACGGAACTGAACAAACTGTTCCAGAGCACCAAAGGCAACAAGATCGGTGTCGTATTTTACGGAACAAATGGCTACCTGACGCAGGTCAGCTATTCCCACTGTATTGCATTCGACAAAGAGATGAACATCATCAAAGAGTTCAAAGGGGGAGGAGACCATTTCGGGAACTTCCTGTCCGCGTGTGAGTCCCGAAATGTCAAGGACCTGAATGCCGACGTCCGCGAAGGCCATCTTTCCGCTGGAATGAGTCACCTCGGAAACATCTCCTATTACATGGGAGAAAACAACAAAGTGACTGTCTCGGAACTTTCATCCGTCCTGAGTGGCATCAAGAGCCTGGACGATAACGAAGCGACCCTTCAGCGGACGGTCAAGCACCTGACGAAGAATGGTGTCGATCTGGATAAGTATAAACTTTCACTGGGTGCCAACCTCGCGTTTGATCCGGAGAAGGAAGTGTTCACGAACAACAATGCTGCCAACGCTTTATTGACTCGTGAATATCGCAAACCATATGTTTGCCCTCTGGCGAAGGATGTCTAG